In Arthrobacter burdickii, one DNA window encodes the following:
- a CDS encoding triose-phosphate isomerase family protein has protein sequence MSLLPNPAPAKPHDATTRTAVIGVSLKMYFGYQRSIDYCRDVAALAAAHPAVRSGTIELFILPSLPVLPKAARILSEAGVHTGAQNIFWEDEGAYTGEVSARMVAELGGRFVEVGHAERRRIFHEDNRTVGLKTAAAYRNGLTPVLCVGELQHGSVDEAVAHCSAEIDAALHAADLLGPVHRTIVAYEPQWAIGAAEPATAEHISAVIAGLDAHLRSLPGQADSRVIYGGSAGPGLITDLDPAVAGLFLGRFAHDPRALKSILDETAARFADVEVPS, from the coding sequence ACTCGTACTGCGGTTATCGGCGTCAGCCTGAAAATGTACTTCGGCTACCAGCGCTCGATCGACTACTGCCGAGACGTCGCCGCCCTCGCCGCCGCCCACCCGGCAGTTCGAAGCGGCACCATCGAACTGTTCATCCTGCCCAGCCTGCCCGTACTCCCCAAGGCCGCGCGGATCCTGAGCGAGGCAGGTGTCCACACAGGAGCGCAGAACATCTTCTGGGAAGACGAGGGCGCGTACACCGGCGAAGTGAGCGCCAGAATGGTCGCCGAGCTCGGAGGCCGCTTCGTCGAGGTCGGGCACGCCGAACGACGGCGCATCTTCCACGAGGACAACCGGACGGTCGGCCTGAAGACAGCGGCTGCTTACCGCAACGGGCTCACCCCGGTCCTATGTGTGGGAGAACTCCAGCACGGCTCTGTGGACGAAGCGGTGGCACACTGCTCAGCAGAAATCGACGCAGCACTCCACGCCGCGGATCTATTGGGTCCTGTCCACCGCACCATCGTCGCCTACGAGCCCCAATGGGCCATCGGGGCTGCTGAACCCGCTACTGCGGAGCACATCAGCGCTGTCATCGCGGGGCTGGACGCGCACCTGAGGTCCCTACCAGGCCAGGCCGACAGCCGCGTCATCTACGGCGGAAGCGCCGGACCGGGGTTGATCACTGACCTCGACCCTGCCGTGGCCGGCCTTTTCCTCGGCCGGTTCGCCCATGACCCGCGGGCACTGAAAAGCATCCTGGACGAAACCGCCGCGCGGTTTGCTGACGTCGAGGTCCCATCATGA
- a CDS encoding sugar phosphate isomerase/epimerase family protein, giving the protein MSRIGLSSYAFFWQLSDRVSAPISIHQALERTADLGVDLFQICDYVPLESMDATELEAVRSTADRLGISLELGTKGIRPEHLRKFLHTAIVLRAPLLRTMFNGPGHTPTADEAVAILEEVLPEFEAAGVRIAVETYEQVPTSRILEVIRTVGSPYLGICSDPANTVAALEMPREVIDTVAPYVLNMHIKDFAFTRKDGWVGFTYAGALLGEGLLDYDYMVRAVQPHQRNINQIVEHWLPWQDSEAETIRLENQWTQHSIHYLRSK; this is encoded by the coding sequence ATGAGCCGCATCGGGTTGAGCAGCTACGCGTTCTTCTGGCAGCTCTCCGACCGGGTTTCCGCACCTATAAGCATTCACCAGGCACTGGAACGCACAGCGGACCTTGGCGTCGACCTCTTCCAGATCTGTGACTACGTCCCGCTGGAATCCATGGACGCCACAGAACTGGAAGCCGTCCGAAGCACGGCTGACCGTTTGGGCATCTCCCTGGAACTCGGCACCAAGGGCATCCGCCCTGAACACCTGAGGAAATTCCTGCACACCGCGATCGTCCTGCGTGCCCCCCTGCTCAGGACCATGTTCAACGGTCCCGGTCATACACCGACAGCCGACGAAGCCGTAGCGATCTTAGAGGAGGTACTGCCCGAGTTCGAGGCGGCCGGAGTCAGGATTGCCGTAGAAACCTACGAGCAGGTGCCCACCTCACGGATCCTCGAGGTGATCAGGACAGTGGGCAGCCCCTACCTCGGCATCTGCAGTGACCCGGCGAACACCGTCGCAGCGTTGGAGATGCCGCGGGAGGTTATAGATACCGTCGCGCCCTACGTCCTGAACATGCACATCAAGGACTTCGCCTTCACCCGCAAGGACGGCTGGGTCGGCTTCACATATGCCGGTGCGCTACTGGGCGAAGGACTACTTGACTACGACTACATGGTCCGCGCAGTCCAACCCCATCAACGCAACATCAACCAGATCGTCGAACACTGGCTGCCCTGGCAGGACTCGGAAGCGGAAACCATCCGCCTCGAAAACCAGTGGACCCAGCACAGCATCCACTATTTAAGGAGCAAATAA